A genomic segment from Parolsenella catena encodes:
- a CDS encoding MBL fold metallo-hydrolase → MAKEFLVAPANAYFKTKRILSFCEMVLAVFVLLVLSILAMPRVASAEEGVTRIHVLPFAGGSLDLSCAGGDAIIIESNGRFGMVDSGESSDYPDGSNPRHPFRAGTTIGHGVEDKVLSYLDSLGVTEDNFDFYIGTHPHSDHIGNAGLIIRKYKPSKVYTPRYDDSYLTSPWGLWDNQYVYDDLVNAAKEVGADLYLDFDEAAPENPEPGSNVCRPEFDFGNAHIELVNTDSSYETAGVADANYISLGIKVASGGKNCLSCG, encoded by the coding sequence ATGGCGAAGGAGTTTTTGGTGGCGCCTGCTAACGCTTATTTCAAAACCAAGCGCATCCTGTCTTTCTGTGAGATGGTGCTTGCTGTGTTTGTTCTGCTAGTCCTTTCCATCCTGGCGATGCCACGCGTTGCCTCTGCCGAGGAGGGCGTGACAAGGATTCACGTGTTGCCTTTTGCTGGGGGTAGCCTGGACCTTTCGTGTGCCGGAGGAGACGCAATTATCATTGAGAGTAACGGCCGCTTTGGGATGGTCGATTCCGGTGAGAGCAGCGACTATCCAGATGGCTCTAATCCTCGCCATCCGTTTAGGGCCGGAACTACGATCGGACATGGAGTCGAAGACAAAGTTCTTTCATATCTGGATTCTCTTGGCGTAACTGAAGACAATTTCGACTTCTATATCGGCACGCATCCACACAGCGACCATATTGGCAATGCGGGGTTGATTATTCGTAAGTACAAGCCAAGCAAGGTATATACGCCGCGGTACGATGATAGCTACCTGACTTCGCCTTGGGGCCTTTGGGATAACCAGTATGTCTACGACGATCTTGTAAATGCCGCAAAAGAAGTCGGAGCGGACTTATATCTTGATTTTGACGAAGCTGCCCCCGAGAATCCGGAGCCCGGCTCGAATGTATGTAGGCCCGAATTTGATTTCGGTAATGCACATATCGAGCTTGTGAACACGGATTCATCTTATGAGACTGCGGGAGTGGCAGATGCTAACTATATTTCCCTAGGCATAAAGGTGGCGAGCGGCGGAAAAAATTGCTTATCTTGCGGGTGA
- a CDS encoding phosphotransferase, whose protein sequence is MLDKKSFTVLNALRQTPGTSQRDIAASSGLSLGTVNAAMKATIKAGLVQDGTLTSAGLQALAPHKVENAVIMAAGLSSRFAPISYEKPKGLLKVRGEVLIERQIEQLLEAGITDITVVVGYKKEYFFYLRQKYGVNIVNNDEYVSRNNNGSLYRVREKLGNTYVCSSDDYFTENPFEPYVYKAYYSAQYAAGDTKEWCITTGAQDRITKVVVGGSNSWYMLGHVYFDRTFSKRFAEILESEYNDPETVDKLWEDLYIDHIKELDMTMRPYPAGVINEFDSLDELRAFDPHFLENVDSEIFDNITEILGCTKAEIHDVYPLKQSLTNLSCHFATNDGEYVYRHPGVGTELLVNRASEYAALKKAKELGLDDTFIHEDPERGWKISKFVTNAKQPDPHDQTQMARMMRICRTLHESGASVETEFDFYKEAKRYESLLLEKGPIDIPGYWDLAGKVDQLEKFVIADEAPKCLCHNDFFYLNFLIDESDKYYLIDWEYAGMSDYANDFGTCCVCCELKPNEVDAALDAYFGRPATNAERTHNYAHIALAGWCWYLWALLKEAEGDFVGEWLYIYYNYGTEYLTKALALYKED, encoded by the coding sequence ATGCTCGATAAAAAATCATTCACCGTTCTCAACGCCCTTCGTCAGACCCCGGGCACCAGCCAGCGCGATATCGCAGCTTCCTCTGGACTTTCGCTCGGCACCGTCAACGCGGCAATGAAGGCCACCATCAAGGCCGGACTCGTTCAAGATGGAACTCTCACAAGCGCCGGCCTCCAGGCGCTCGCGCCCCACAAGGTCGAAAACGCCGTCATCATGGCCGCCGGCCTCTCCTCTCGCTTTGCCCCCATCTCGTATGAGAAGCCCAAGGGCCTGCTCAAAGTTCGCGGAGAGGTCCTCATCGAGCGCCAGATCGAACAGCTCCTCGAAGCAGGCATTACGGATATCACCGTGGTCGTGGGCTACAAGAAGGAGTACTTCTTCTACCTCCGCCAGAAATACGGTGTCAATATCGTCAACAATGACGAGTACGTCTCTCGCAACAACAACGGCTCGCTTTATCGAGTCCGCGAAAAGCTCGGCAATACCTACGTCTGCTCCAGCGACGATTACTTTACCGAGAACCCGTTTGAGCCTTATGTCTACAAGGCCTACTACTCCGCGCAGTACGCCGCGGGCGACACTAAGGAATGGTGCATCACCACGGGTGCTCAGGACCGAATCACCAAGGTCGTTGTCGGAGGCTCAAACTCTTGGTACATGCTCGGGCATGTCTACTTTGACCGCACGTTCTCGAAGCGCTTTGCCGAAATTCTCGAAAGCGAGTACAACGACCCGGAGACCGTCGACAAACTGTGGGAAGACCTCTACATCGACCACATCAAGGAACTCGATATGACGATGCGCCCCTACCCCGCTGGCGTCATCAACGAGTTTGACTCTCTTGACGAACTTCGCGCCTTTGACCCGCATTTCCTTGAGAACGTCGACTCTGAAATCTTTGACAACATCACGGAAATCCTTGGGTGCACCAAGGCGGAGATTCATGATGTCTACCCCCTCAAGCAGAGTCTTACGAATCTCAGCTGCCACTTTGCCACCAACGATGGCGAGTATGTCTATCGTCATCCCGGCGTAGGCACAGAGCTGCTCGTTAACCGAGCTAGCGAATATGCAGCGCTCAAGAAGGCCAAGGAGCTTGGCCTTGACGACACGTTCATCCACGAGGATCCCGAACGCGGTTGGAAGATCTCGAAGTTCGTGACGAATGCGAAGCAACCGGATCCGCACGATCAGACTCAGATGGCTCGCATGATGCGGATCTGCCGCACCCTCCATGAGTCAGGCGCAAGCGTTGAGACAGAGTTTGACTTCTACAAGGAGGCAAAGCGCTATGAGTCCCTGCTCCTTGAGAAGGGACCCATCGACATCCCTGGCTACTGGGATCTTGCAGGTAAGGTCGACCAACTCGAGAAATTTGTCATTGCCGACGAAGCACCCAAATGTCTCTGCCATAACGACTTCTTTTATCTCAACTTCCTTATCGACGAGTCTGACAAGTACTACCTCATCGACTGGGAGTATGCAGGCATGAGCGACTACGCCAACGACTTTGGCACTTGTTGCGTTTGCTGCGAGCTCAAACCGAACGAAGTAGATGCCGCACTCGATGCTTATTTTGGCCGCCCCGCCACAAACGCAGAGCGCACCCACAACTATGCCCACATCGCACTCGCAGGCTGGTGCTGGTATCTCTGGGCGCTTCTGAAGGAAGCCGAGGGCGACTTCGTTGGCGAATGGCTCTACATCTACTACAACTACGGCACCGAGTACCTTACGAAGGCTCTCGCTCTCTACAAGGAGGACTAG
- a CDS encoding DMT family transporter, translated as MKFGLFSGILWGLDTVVLGIALSMSPYIGTAEAVACAAIASSFLHDAACAFWLAIYMGVRGRFKDTLAALKTKSGLIVVAGALLGGPIGMTGYVLAINNIGPAYTAIISAFYPALGAFLSFVLLKEKMSAKQIAALVVALLGVMATGYISAGDAEMGNTALGLAGAVLAVIGWGSEAVLCAWGMKDDAVDNETALQIRETSSALVYAIVVLPLFGAWGFTATAIPSLATSVVALSGLAGAASYLFYYKGISVIGAAKAMALNISYSAWAVVFGFILQGTVPSVATIFFCVLILVGTVLAASDWNELFGRKAA; from the coding sequence ATGAAGTTCGGATTATTCAGCGGAATTCTCTGGGGCCTCGACACGGTAGTGCTTGGTATCGCCCTCTCAATGAGCCCTTACATCGGTACGGCAGAGGCCGTTGCCTGCGCCGCAATTGCGAGCTCGTTTCTTCACGATGCGGCATGCGCTTTCTGGCTTGCTATCTACATGGGCGTCCGTGGGCGCTTCAAGGACACGCTCGCGGCGCTTAAGACCAAAAGCGGCCTCATCGTTGTTGCGGGTGCCCTGCTCGGCGGCCCCATCGGCATGACGGGCTACGTCCTTGCAATCAACAACATCGGTCCGGCCTACACGGCCATCATCTCTGCCTTCTACCCCGCACTCGGCGCTTTCCTCTCATTCGTCCTTCTCAAGGAGAAGATGAGCGCCAAGCAGATTGCCGCGCTTGTCGTTGCTTTGCTCGGTGTCATGGCAACTGGATACATCTCTGCCGGCGATGCCGAAATGGGCAATACCGCGCTCGGCCTCGCAGGTGCTGTGCTGGCCGTGATTGGCTGGGGCTCCGAAGCCGTTCTCTGCGCCTGGGGCATGAAGGACGATGCCGTTGACAACGAGACCGCACTCCAGATTCGCGAAACGTCCTCCGCGCTCGTCTATGCAATCGTCGTGCTCCCGCTTTTTGGCGCATGGGGCTTCACGGCAACCGCGATACCCAGCCTCGCCACTAGCGTAGTCGCACTTTCCGGACTTGCCGGCGCGGCCTCGTACCTCTTCTACTACAAGGGGATCTCGGTCATTGGCGCCGCAAAGGCAATGGCGCTGAACATCTCGTACTCGGCCTGGGCAGTAGTCTTCGGCTTCATTCTCCAAGGTACCGTGCCGAGCGTTGCGACCATTTTCTTCTGTGTTCTCATCCTCGTGGGCACCGTCCTTGCCGCGTCGGACTGGAACGAGCTGTTCGGCCGCAAGGCGGCATAG
- a CDS encoding NlpC/P60 family protein, with protein sequence MEPCSRGSKISMGARYYFSPGSGVMQTGWQLLDGAWYWFDVTSGKMAINQAFAEGRWSRFDGQGKWLGYADGWVLDDAEWYWASQGALQTGWHWINGNWYWLNPTDGKMATGWVWDGGAWYCMSPSGAMLTGWQYVDGCWYYLYSNGTMATGWLYQGGIWYWLGGSGAAAQNEVAQVGSESYVFDSSCGMGSSGWCLVNGRWYLASSSGALQAGWRWINGAWYWMDWSDYAMRTGVLSLGDSKYFLTSSGAMATGWAWDDANQCWYYATPSSNDGRLLMGWQFIGGSWYWMDPTTAKMLTGWLDFRDGSYYLSGSGGMLSSTLLDDNGSKYWLNGSGLCVSGWVDTPSGRFYFDPSTISSETVGTRHPAKLGRIEIDGKAYQIDAGSGVARNAWVDNEDGSKSWASSDGSLSALTLRDGVLTLGDGSLASGWIDLGGSRFYADAEGKLSSGWILIDGQQYYFDPMTYVMKTGWLSDGGSWYWLRDDGAMATGWVRVPNDAWYYMNSDGTMKTGWLELGGKYYWLDGSGRMATGARYIDGYRRYFWTDGTCDKVGWQNPSQYPQVSSWNVTLPSYSSGKFAYATPSRISVDATREDCINAFVGRAYEYLGTPYIWDYACAPGVGVDCAGLVLQCLYACGVDTFPMNPYDHYFTPGHDHYANDLWNYSGFLHLDFSQAQRGDIVCYSGHVAIYIGNGRIIEAASPRLGTRIASATYRSDIRGVLRPFV encoded by the coding sequence ATGGAGCCGTGCTCACGGGGTTCCAAGATATCGATGGGGGCACGTTATTACTTTTCTCCTGGCTCAGGGGTCATGCAGACTGGCTGGCAGCTGCTTGACGGCGCATGGTACTGGTTCGATGTGACTTCGGGCAAGATGGCTATAAACCAGGCATTTGCCGAGGGACGCTGGTCTCGATTTGATGGACAGGGAAAGTGGCTCGGCTATGCGGATGGCTGGGTGCTGGATGATGCTGAGTGGTACTGGGCTTCTCAAGGCGCGCTGCAGACCGGCTGGCACTGGATTAACGGTAACTGGTATTGGCTGAACCCCACTGATGGCAAAATGGCAACCGGCTGGGTCTGGGATGGCGGCGCCTGGTACTGCATGAGTCCGTCTGGGGCCATGCTCACCGGTTGGCAGTATGTTGACGGATGCTGGTACTATCTCTATTCCAATGGCACCATGGCTACAGGCTGGCTCTACCAAGGTGGTATTTGGTATTGGCTTGGCGGCTCTGGTGCTGCCGCCCAGAACGAGGTAGCCCAGGTTGGCTCCGAGAGCTACGTCTTTGACTCTTCCTGTGGCATGGGGAGCTCAGGCTGGTGCTTGGTCAATGGGAGATGGTATCTTGCCAGCTCCTCTGGTGCCCTTCAAGCCGGCTGGCGTTGGATTAACGGGGCCTGGTACTGGATGGACTGGTCAGACTATGCGATGAGAACCGGCGTTCTTAGCCTTGGGGATTCCAAGTACTTCTTGACTTCCTCGGGTGCCATGGCAACTGGCTGGGCATGGGACGATGCCAATCAATGCTGGTACTACGCAACGCCCAGCAGCAATGATGGCAGACTCCTCATGGGTTGGCAGTTCATAGGCGGCTCTTGGTACTGGATGGACCCAACTACTGCCAAGATGCTGACCGGTTGGCTTGATTTCCGAGACGGTAGCTACTACCTGTCTGGCTCCGGTGGGATGCTTTCCTCTACTTTGTTGGACGACAACGGAAGCAAGTACTGGCTTAATGGCTCCGGACTGTGCGTTTCTGGATGGGTGGACACCCCGTCCGGTCGTTTTTACTTTGATCCGAGCACTATTAGCTCCGAAACCGTGGGAACAAGACATCCGGCGAAGCTGGGGCGTATCGAAATCGATGGAAAGGCGTATCAGATTGATGCCGGCTCTGGCGTTGCCCGAAACGCATGGGTTGACAACGAAGATGGCTCTAAGAGCTGGGCATCTAGCGATGGCTCGCTCTCTGCGCTGACGCTTCGTGACGGTGTGCTGACGTTGGGGGATGGCTCTCTTGCCTCTGGCTGGATTGACCTTGGCGGGTCTCGGTTCTACGCGGATGCGGAGGGCAAGCTCAGCTCGGGCTGGATATTGATTGACGGCCAGCAGTATTACTTCGATCCGATGACATATGTGATGAAGACGGGCTGGCTTTCGGATGGCGGCTCTTGGTATTGGCTCCGCGATGATGGAGCAATGGCAACCGGGTGGGTGCGGGTCCCAAATGACGCCTGGTACTACATGAACAGCGACGGAACAATGAAAACGGGCTGGCTCGAGCTGGGCGGAAAGTACTACTGGCTTGACGGAAGCGGCCGTATGGCAACGGGTGCCCGCTACATTGACGGATATCGTCGCTATTTCTGGACTGACGGTACGTGTGACAAGGTCGGCTGGCAGAATCCCTCTCAGTATCCACAGGTAAGCTCCTGGAACGTGACGCTGCCAAGCTATAGCTCTGGTAAGTTTGCCTATGCAACGCCGTCACGCATATCGGTTGACGCTACCCGCGAGGACTGTATCAATGCGTTCGTTGGGCGAGCGTATGAGTACCTTGGTACACCTTATATTTGGGACTATGCTTGCGCACCTGGCGTTGGCGTTGACTGTGCTGGCCTCGTGCTCCAGTGCCTATATGCGTGCGGGGTCGATACGTTCCCGATGAACCCCTATGATCACTACTTCACGCCAGGGCATGACCACTATGCCAACGACCTTTGGAACTATAGCGGGTTCCTTCACCTTGATTTTTCGCAGGCACAGAGAGGTGATATCGTTTGCTACTCGGGCCATGTTGCCATTTACATCGGCAACGGCCGAATCATTGAGGCGGCAAGCCCTCGCTTGGGTACGCGTATAGCTTCGGCGACATATAGGTCTGATATTCGAGGTGTTCTGCGGCCGTTCGTTTAA
- a CDS encoding L,D-transpeptidase: MNRAQRLLALGSCLALCASAAVAIPNTASAETVANLPQPASETIETPSPEENKAQSDSVTASAEAEGETPTSATEREPVAEEVPDGWHGGTGSLWYQQDGERLTNRWLYDNGSWFYFSEEGVALTGVQKIDGSLYCFDNDGRMQAGWTLCDGTWYHAKSSGALDIGWLYTGGSWYLLADDGSMLTGIQEINGSSYLLQANGAMATGWGVDPASGRWCFADASGCLKTGWQYISGTWYLIGDDHLMLTGLQTRGDAAYYLQDSGAMATGWAWDSSSMSWYLANGSGALASGWQRVSGSWYWLDPQSKAMGTGWLNLDGARYHLSGSGAMDTGWLLDARSWYWLDPSVGNMRTDWQRVGGSWYFMDEADGRMHTGLLNLSSAKYYMTPSGTMATGWAYDESSSCWYLASSDSSDGRLLTGWQKVGSTWYYLRPDNAQMFTGWYQEGDALYFLKSSGAMAANEWVDYIGDTRLYMSADGHATFEMRNGLIYKNRNSDELASGWVRQDDSWLYINQDGSLAKGWLNLNETWYYLDPNNGTMRTGWVLVDGLWYWLDSSGAMATGWTNIGSSRWQLDDYTGALHEPEQAPSTDLQRRIVEAAGVTPSPGGGLCAMWVSQVFSRAGLGYPEGNACDMFWQWCSRSDLRELKVGMIVAIPSHTHTYLGGIYGHVCIYIGGGMIMDNVGYVRTMPLNDWLEYYTTTHSPKWGWCNNQPLS; the protein is encoded by the coding sequence ATGAACAGAGCACAACGATTGCTAGCGCTAGGCTCATGCCTTGCGCTCTGCGCTTCTGCGGCAGTGGCAATTCCAAACACCGCGTCAGCAGAAACCGTCGCGAACTTGCCTCAGCCCGCTTCGGAAACGATCGAGACTCCCTCTCCAGAAGAGAACAAGGCCCAAAGCGACAGCGTAACGGCAAGCGCTGAAGCCGAGGGCGAGACGCCCACATCGGCGACCGAAAGGGAGCCCGTTGCCGAAGAAGTACCAGACGGTTGGCACGGCGGCACCGGATCCCTCTGGTATCAGCAGGACGGAGAGAGGCTAACCAATCGTTGGTTATACGACAACGGAAGCTGGTTCTACTTCTCTGAGGAGGGAGTTGCCCTCACCGGCGTTCAGAAGATTGACGGCTCTCTTTACTGCTTCGATAACGATGGCCGCATGCAGGCTGGCTGGACGCTCTGTGATGGCACCTGGTATCACGCCAAGTCCTCTGGAGCTCTCGACATCGGCTGGCTTTACACGGGCGGGAGCTGGTATCTTCTCGCCGATGACGGCTCGATGTTGACCGGGATCCAAGAGATTAACGGCAGCAGCTACCTCCTCCAGGCCAACGGAGCCATGGCCACGGGCTGGGGCGTCGACCCCGCGTCGGGTCGCTGGTGCTTCGCAGACGCCTCGGGTTGTCTCAAGACCGGTTGGCAATATATAAGCGGCACGTGGTACCTGATCGGTGACGACCACCTTATGCTGACGGGCCTCCAAACGCGCGGCGATGCAGCCTACTATCTGCAAGATTCGGGCGCCATGGCAACCGGTTGGGCGTGGGACTCATCCAGTATGTCCTGGTACCTCGCCAATGGCTCGGGCGCGCTCGCATCCGGTTGGCAGCGGGTTAGCGGCAGCTGGTACTGGCTCGACCCGCAGTCAAAGGCCATGGGCACGGGATGGCTCAATCTTGATGGTGCAAGGTATCACCTCTCCGGATCCGGAGCCATGGACACCGGGTGGCTGCTCGATGCTAGAAGCTGGTACTGGCTTGATCCCTCCGTCGGAAACATGCGCACCGACTGGCAGAGGGTTGGTGGTAGCTGGTACTTCATGGACGAGGCAGACGGTAGGATGCACACTGGCCTGCTCAACCTTAGTAGCGCCAAGTACTACATGACGCCCTCGGGCACCATGGCAACGGGCTGGGCCTATGATGAGAGCAGCTCATGTTGGTATCTCGCCTCAAGTGACAGCTCGGACGGACGCCTGCTCACTGGATGGCAGAAGGTTGGTTCAACCTGGTACTATCTGCGCCCAGACAATGCTCAAATGTTCACCGGCTGGTACCAAGAGGGTGACGCCCTTTATTTCCTCAAGTCATCCGGCGCGATGGCCGCAAATGAATGGGTCGATTACATCGGCGACACAAGGCTCTACATGAGCGCCGATGGCCATGCAACGTTCGAAATGCGGAATGGCCTTATCTACAAGAACCGCAATTCGGACGAGCTTGCATCGGGTTGGGTAAGGCAGGACGACTCCTGGCTGTACATCAATCAAGATGGATCCCTGGCTAAGGGATGGCTCAACCTCAACGAGACTTGGTACTATCTCGACCCGAATAATGGCACCATGCGCACCGGCTGGGTCTTGGTCGATGGCCTGTGGTACTGGCTTGACTCCTCTGGCGCAATGGCCACCGGCTGGACAAATATCGGCTCTTCGCGCTGGCAGCTCGATGATTACACCGGGGCACTCCACGAGCCCGAGCAGGCACCTTCGACCGACCTCCAGAGAAGAATCGTAGAGGCTGCTGGAGTCACCCCTAGCCCGGGAGGCGGACTTTGCGCTATGTGGGTCAGCCAAGTCTTCTCCCGTGCGGGCCTCGGGTATCCAGAGGGCAACGCCTGCGATATGTTCTGGCAGTGGTGCAGCCGCTCCGACCTTCGTGAGCTCAAGGTTGGCATGATCGTTGCCATCCCATCCCACACCCATACCTATCTCGGTGGCATCTATGGGCATGTCTGCATCTATATCGGCGGGGGCATGATCATGGACAATGTTGGCTATGTCCGCACCATGCCGCTCAACGACTGGCTCGAGTACTACACAACCACGCACAGCCCCAAGTGGGGGTGGTGCAACAACCAGCCGCTTTCTTAA
- a CDS encoding L,D-transpeptidase family protein, giving the protein MSTTSRKAAAFIAALALGGSLSVASVAVPRLAWADDAISTESAAPTDEVSAAGNQEPEAPASDVPEEPVEQPKQGWQNEDGTRRYYDENGSIHKGWLHLDGAWYWLNETTGNMATGWQYVNGSWYWLDPVSGVMATDRTDCNGSWSDFSASGAWSGYASGWDLRDGAWHWLENGGQLARGWRYVNGSWYWMDDSGAMRTGWVSISGSRYHLSASGAMDSGWLLDGGNWYWLDQSNGDMRTDWQWIGGRWYWADPETGICAQNETREIGPELYAFDSSCAMGQSGWVLANNTWYWAGQSGALESGWHYVGGSWYWMDHQSKAMATGLLDFNGTKYYMMPSGAMATGWAYDQTENCWYYATNSSSDGHLLTGWQWIDGAWYWMDSTTAKMQTGWLSVGGKTYHLSNSGSMDSSCWIDDSDGSSSLLGSDGALTTKIVDNKVTMYNGSDGSKPSDGLTQIGGAWFYLIDSTIQHGAIDIDGTTHLFDEKTGRAVTGWHTDENGARYHYDEKGVKQVDCWVLDGSWYLLGQDGSPLTGWQNRGGAYYYLDPSSGAMKTGWLKTDGDWYWLDTTSGAMKTGWVWDGANWYYMNASGRMQTGWLNLSGTWYWLDTTSGAMGTGWIWDGGAYYFCASDGHWIDVNVQWQDMFNWAQDYSSATNYLILVDTQNCRVGIYYGRYGAWAPVKEFICSPGAPSTPTVKGQFTVQDKGYVFGHGYSCYYYTQFYIDYLFHSVLYYQDTFRIQDGRLGQHLSHGCVRLAIDNAKWIYDNIPRGTKVVVW; this is encoded by the coding sequence ATGAGCACCACAAGCAGAAAGGCAGCTGCCTTTATCGCCGCCTTGGCTCTCGGCGGCTCGCTGAGCGTAGCATCGGTGGCAGTTCCTCGCCTTGCGTGGGCAGATGATGCTATATCCACAGAGTCAGCTGCCCCTACCGACGAGGTGAGCGCCGCAGGCAATCAAGAGCCCGAGGCCCCCGCTTCCGACGTCCCCGAAGAGCCCGTAGAACAGCCCAAGCAGGGTTGGCAGAACGAGGACGGGACAAGGCGCTACTACGACGAGAATGGCTCGATTCACAAGGGCTGGCTCCATCTTGACGGCGCCTGGTACTGGCTCAACGAGACCACCGGAAACATGGCCACGGGTTGGCAGTACGTAAACGGCTCCTGGTATTGGCTCGACCCCGTATCCGGCGTGATGGCAACAGACCGCACGGATTGCAACGGAAGCTGGTCGGACTTCTCCGCGTCGGGAGCATGGAGCGGCTATGCCAGCGGCTGGGACCTGAGGGATGGCGCCTGGCACTGGCTTGAGAACGGCGGACAGCTCGCACGCGGGTGGAGATACGTCAACGGCTCCTGGTACTGGATGGACGATTCCGGCGCCATGCGCACCGGCTGGGTCAGCATCAGCGGATCCCGTTATCATCTCTCAGCCTCCGGCGCCATGGACTCCGGTTGGCTTCTGGATGGTGGAAACTGGTATTGGCTCGACCAGTCAAACGGCGACATGCGAACCGACTGGCAGTGGATTGGCGGACGCTGGTACTGGGCAGACCCCGAAACGGGTATCTGCGCCCAGAACGAGACCAGGGAAATCGGTCCGGAGCTCTACGCTTTTGATTCCTCGTGTGCGATGGGCCAGAGTGGATGGGTGCTCGCCAACAATACGTGGTACTGGGCTGGACAGTCTGGCGCCCTTGAAAGCGGCTGGCATTATGTTGGCGGATCCTGGTATTGGATGGACCACCAGTCCAAGGCCATGGCGACCGGTCTCCTCGATTTCAATGGAACGAAGTACTACATGATGCCCTCGGGCGCCATGGCGACCGGTTGGGCCTATGACCAGACTGAAAATTGCTGGTATTACGCTACCAACTCCTCTTCTGATGGCCACCTTCTCACCGGCTGGCAATGGATTGACGGCGCCTGGTATTGGATGGACAGCACCACCGCCAAAATGCAAACCGGTTGGCTGAGCGTTGGCGGTAAGACATACCACCTCTCCAACTCTGGCTCCATGGACAGCTCTTGCTGGATCGACGATAGCGATGGCAGCTCTTCTCTGCTTGGCAGTGACGGCGCTCTGACGACGAAGATCGTCGATAACAAGGTCACCATGTACAACGGCTCCGACGGCTCCAAGCCCTCCGACGGTCTTACCCAGATTGGCGGTGCCTGGTTCTACCTCATTGATAGCACAATCCAGCACGGCGCTATCGACATTGATGGCACAACCCACCTCTTTGACGAGAAGACGGGCAGGGCAGTTACCGGCTGGCACACGGACGAGAACGGCGCTCGTTATCACTATGACGAGAAGGGCGTAAAGCAGGTCGACTGCTGGGTTCTCGATGGCTCATGGTATCTCCTGGGCCAGGATGGCAGCCCGCTAACGGGATGGCAGAACCGGGGAGGTGCCTACTACTATCTCGACCCGTCTTCTGGGGCCATGAAGACCGGCTGGCTTAAGACCGACGGCGATTGGTACTGGCTCGATACAACGAGCGGCGCTATGAAGACCGGCTGGGTCTGGGATGGCGCCAATTGGTACTACATGAACGCTAGTGGCAGGATGCAGACCGGCTGGCTCAATCTGAGCGGAACCTGGTATTGGCTTGACACCACGAGCGGTGCCATGGGCACCGGTTGGATCTGGGATGGCGGCGCATACTACTTCTGCGCTTCCGACGGGCACTGGATTGACGTCAACGTTCAGTGGCAGGACATGTTCAATTGGGCACAGGACTACTCAAGCGCAACGAACTACCTCATCCTCGTAGACACCCAGAACTGCAGGGTAGGCATCTACTATGGCCGCTATGGCGCATGGGCGCCTGTAAAGGAGTTCATCTGCTCCCCCGGCGCTCCTTCGACGCCAACCGTGAAGGGCCAGTTTACGGTTCAGGACAAGGGCTACGTCTTTGGCCATGGCTACAGCTGCTACTACTACACGCAGTTCTATATCGATTACCTGTTCCACTCCGTTCTGTACTATCAGGACACTTTCCGAATTCAGGACGGACGCCTTGGCCAGCACCTCTCCCATGGATGCGTCCGCCTTGCAATCGACAATGCCAAGTGGATCTACGACAACATTCCACGCGGAACTAAGGTTGTTGTCTGGTAG